The nucleotide window CCCAGTCGATGAGCCGGACGCGCGGGGTCGATGAGGGCAGGCGGGCCATGCCTTGTTTCGAGCCCACCCACAGTGACGAGGCGCCGTCGGTCAGGGGTGAGGAGTTGCCGGCCGTCAGGGTGCCCTTGCCGCTGGTCCGGTCAAACGCGGGTGGCAATTTCGCGAGCTTTTCCAGCGATGTGTCCTTGCGTGGTATGCCATCGCGTTTCAGGTCCCGCACGGGCAGGACGAGGCTGTCGAAGAAGCCATCTTCCCAGCCTGCCACGGCGCGTTGGTGGCTGCCGAGCGCCCAGGCGTCTTGCTCTTCGCGACCGATATGCCATGCCTTCGCCGTGATCTCGGTGTGTTCGCCCATGCTCATGCCCGTGGTGCGATTGGTCACCGATGGCACGTAAAGCGCGATGTCCTTGAGCTTGAGTTCCGTCGCATGCGACACCTTCTCGCCCACGGATCGTGCCTTCTGGAAACCCCGCATCCAGTCGGAAAGGCGCTGGCCCAGCCCGAGCTGGATGTGGCTCATGCTCTCCACGCCGCCGACCAGGGCCAGGTTGCGTGACGATCCATCGATCATGCCCGCCGCTTCCAAAGCCCCGATCATGCTGGTCGAGCAGGCCATGATGGTGGAGAAGGCCGGAATCGTCGCGGGCAAGCCCGCATCCACCAGAACTTCACGCGCGATGTTGCTCCAGGTGAGATTGGGGGCCACGGTGCCCCACACGGCGAAGTCGGGGGTTCCCTGAGCCAGTTGTGCCTGCATGGCCTGCGCGACCGGCACGGAAAGCGCAATCGCGTCCAGCCCGGCCAGGCCCGTGTCGACTTTGGCAAAGGGTGTGCGCAGGCCCGCGGCAAGCCAGATCTCAGCAGAAGGGTTCATGGGCGTCCTTGAATGTGGAAGGGAGGTGAAGAAGCCGGTTGGCGAGCTGATATGACGTATGAAGCGTCATGGCGCGATGAAGGCGACGGGCGTGCACCTTTTCGCGGTGGGATACCGGTATGCTCCGCGACTTGCATCCTGAGGGGGAGGCAAGGAATGCCAGCGTACTGGAAGAGCGTCGTCGCTACCGTCGTGGTGGTGGCGGTCGCGTGGACGTTTCGCATGGCCATGGTCGAGCGTGCGCAGACGGATATGCTTCAGGCCGTGGAAGCCATGCAACAGCAACAGGTCGCCATGGCCCAGCGTCAGGCCGTGGAAGCGCGTGCGCAGTCGCGCCGCATGGCTGCGCCCGAAGAAGGGCGCGTGCTCGCATCGAACGAGACATGCGTCGGCGGATCGATCGTGCGCCTTGAACAGATCGATGGTGTGCCGACGTATACGCAGGTCACGGATGGTTCGAAGCCGGTCATGTGCCCGGCCCCCTGAGCCGGTCAAGCAGGGCCGTCCATGGCCCGTATCAGCTCAGCCCCGGATAAAGGCCAGTATGTCCTTGTTGAGCTCATCTGCGTGGGTCGTCAGCATGCCATGCGGATAGCCGGGATAGATCTTCAGCGTCGCGTTCTTCAGGATCTTTGCCGAGAGCACGCCCGCATCCTTGTACG belongs to Dyella terrae and includes:
- a CDS encoding acetyl-CoA C-acyltransferase yields the protein MNPSAEIWLAAGLRTPFAKVDTGLAGLDAIALSVPVAQAMQAQLAQGTPDFAVWGTVAPNLTWSNIAREVLVDAGLPATIPAFSTIMACSTSMIGALEAAGMIDGSSRNLALVGGVESMSHIQLGLGQRLSDWMRGFQKARSVGEKVSHATELKLKDIALYVPSVTNRTTGMSMGEHTEITAKAWHIGREEQDAWALGSHQRAVAGWEDGFFDSLVLPVRDLKRDGIPRKDTSLEKLAKLPPAFDRTSGKGTLTAGNSSPLTDGASSLWVGSKQGMARLPSSTPRVRLIDWEIAAVDFRVEGLLMAPAFAIPRLLARQGLRYEDIALWEIHEAFAAQVLFHVKALEDPTFLRERAGVDAAFGVFPRERINPHGGSVALGHPFGATGARILSQAVKELAAQPPGTRAIVSICADGGQGSVALLEAQ